The proteins below come from a single Malus sylvestris chromosome 3, drMalSylv7.2, whole genome shotgun sequence genomic window:
- the LOC126614922 gene encoding uncharacterized protein LOC126614922 translates to MKKVCECVQPKIRVRVERLAMEEGRDKACTILHQSDVLGVDTIVVGQRRKISMDILGSHTWRGGRVAKAKDTADYLIENNKRTCVAVQKKGLEDGGYLLNSRTHKNFWLLA, encoded by the exons ATGAAGAAAGTATGCGAATGCGTACAACCAAAAATACGTGTGCGTGTAGAGAGGTTGGCAATGGAGGAAGGCAGAGACAAAGCATGCACCATTCTACATCAAAGCGATGTTCTTGGGGTTGATACCATAGTTGTAGGGCAACGAAGGAAAATTTCAATGGATATTTTAGG ATCACATACGTGGCGTGGAGGGCGAGTGGCGAAGGCGAAAGACACAGCGGACTACTTGATCGAAAATAACAAGCGGACTTGTGTTGCAGTACAGAAAAAGGGGTTAGAAGATGGAGGCTACCTTCTCAACTCAAGAACCCACAAAAATTTCTGGCTTCTGGCTTAA
- the LOC126615497 gene encoding uncharacterized mitochondrial protein AtMg00810-like, translating to MKQPQGFVNSQFPTHVCKLVKSLYGLKQAPRAWNEKFTSFLQAIGFEASLFDSSLFVKTDGVHVVILLLYVDDIINTGSSTSLIQSVITTLSEVFALKDMGRLAYFLGLQVIYKPNGDLFISQAKYVKDLLHKAGMADCKSCSTPCKPHNQILTTAGNLLPDPTLYRSLVGALQYLTFTRPDIAFAVNTVCQYMSAPTDVHFGMVKRILRFLQGTIHCGLTYTSGSPMQLKAYSDSDWAADLNTRRSITSYVVYLGDNPISWQSKKQSSVSRSSTEAEYRALAHTTADIAWIRLILKDLHEYLFSPPVIYCDNQSAIALSLNPVQHSRIKHLETDFHFVRERVQKGDLLVEYLCTKDQIADVLTKGLHGPDFLRHCFNLQLSYLS from the coding sequence ATGAAACAACCTCAAGGTTTTGTTAATTCTCAGTTTCCCACACATGTTTGTAAACTGGTAAAATCTTTATATGGCTTGAAACAAGCTCCTCGAGCCTGGAATGAGAAGTTTACTAGTTTTCTGCAAGCCATTGGTTTTGAAGCTTCTCTATTCGATTCAAGTTTGTTTGTGAAGACAGATGGGGTTCATGTGGTTATTTTACTcctttatgtcgatgacatcatAAACACAGGTTCTAGTACTTCATTGATTCAATCTGTGATTACTACTCTCAGTGAGGTTTTTGCTCTTAAGGACATGGGCAGATTAGCTTATTTTCTTGGTCTTCAAGTCATATATAAGCCTAATGGAGATTTGTTCATTAGTCAAGCCAAGTATGTCAAAGATCTTCTCCATAAAGCTGGGATGGCTGATTGTAAGTCGTGTTCAACTCCTTGCAAACCACATAATCAAATCTTGACTACTGCAGGTAACTTGCTTCCTGATCCTACCTTATATCGGAGTTTAGTTGGAGCCTTACAGTACTTGACCTTTACTCGTCCAGATATCGCCTTTGCTGTCAATACTGTTTGTCAATATATGAGTGCACCTACTGATGTACATTTTGGTATGGTGAAAAGAATTCTGAGATTTCTCCAGGGCACAATTCATTGTGGTTTGACATACACTTCTGGAAGTCCTATGCAGTTAAAAGCCTACAGTGACTCTGATTGGGCTGCAGATTTGAATACTCGGCGTTCCATCACTAGTTATGTTGTTTATTTAGGAGATAATCCGATTTCGTGGCAGTCCAAGAAACAATCTTCTGTTTCTCGGAGTTCCACCGAGGCTGAATATCGTGCTTTGGCTCATACTACTGCAGACATTGCTTGGATCAGATTAATCCTTAAGGATTTACATGAATATTTGTTTTCTCCTCCAGTGATCTATTGTGATAACCAATCTGCAATTGCCTTGAGTTTAAATCCTGTTCAGCATTCTCGGATTAAGCATCTGGAGACTGACTTCCATTTCGTTCGTGAACGAGTTCAAAAGGGTGATTTGCTTGTTGAATATTTGTGTACTAAAGATCAGATTGCAGATGTATTAACCAAGGGTCTTCATGGTCCTGATTTTTTGCGCCACTGTTTCAATCTTCAACTGAGTTACCTCAGTTAA